The genomic stretch CCTCGACGGCTCGCACCTCGTCCTCGAGCACTTCGACGGCACCCTCGACATGCCGCCCGTGCGCCCGCGGGCGGACGCGGTGCCATCGCACTTCCTCGCCGCGTTCGGCCCCCAGGCGGGCCTGCTCGCCTCCCAGGCGCTGGCGATCCCGTCCGACCTCGACGGCCGGCGCACGTGGGAGCGCCAGCGCGAGTCGACGCTCGCGGTGCTCGAAGCAGAGCTCGCCGAGCTGCGCGCGTACGTGAAGTGGTCGTCGGACGAGCTGGCGCGACTCAATGCGCCCCAGGAGGTGCGCGACCAGACGCCGGAGACCCTGGCGCGGCGCGGCGCGGCCGCTCCGTGAGGGGCGCCTTGACGAGGAGGACCGCCCGATGAAGGTGGCGTTCCTCGTCAACGACCTGCAGCTCTCGGGCGGCGTCGGTGTCGTGGTCGAGCACGCCCGCCAGCTCGCGCGCCATGGGATCGAGGCATCGCTCGTGCTCGCGCGGGAGCGGGAGGATCCGGACTGGCGGTTCCGCGGGCTGGGCGAGGTCGGCGTGCTGTCGCTCGGCGACGCGCGCGCGCAGCCGTTCGACGTGGCGGTCGCCACCTGGTGGGAGACCACCGAGGCGCTGTTCGCGATGGACGCCGGCCGGCGGGCGTACTTCGTGCAGTCGCTCGAGGACCGGTTCTACCGGCGCGACGAGCCGCAGCGCCTCGGCGCCGCCCTGACGCATGACCTGCCGGTGCACGTCATCACCGAAGCGCGGTGGATCGCCGAGACGCTCGAGGAGCTGCGGCCGGAGGTGCGCGCGCTGTTCGTCCGCAACGGGATCTCGAAGGACGTGTTCCGGTCGCCCGCGGAGCTCGACGTTCGGCTGCGCGGCCCGCTGCGGATCGTCATCGAGGGCAATCCCGCGGTGTGGTTCAAGGGCGTCGGCGAGGCTCTGGCGGCGGTGGGGTCGATGCGCGAGCCGCGGTCGGTGACGGTGGTGACGGGAGCCCGCGACTTCGACTCCGCGGGCGCGGACGAGGTCGTCGGCCCGCTCTCGCATGACGAGATGGCCGCGCTCTACGCGCGGTCGGACGTCGTCCTGAAGCTCTCGCGCGTGGAAGGGATGTTCGGGCCGCCGCTCGAGGGCTTCCACATGGGCGCGACGTGCGTGGTGACGGCGGTGACGGGTCACGAGGAATACGTGCAGCACGGCGTCAACGGGATGGTGGTGGACTGGGACGACCCGCGCGGCACCGCGCGCACGCTGGACCTCCTCGCCCGGGATCGCGCGCTGCTGCACCGGCTGCGCTGCGGCGCGCTGGCGACCGCGCGGACGTGGCCCTCCTGGGAGCAGGCCGGCGCGGTGATGGCATGCGCGTTGCGCGAGGTGGCACGACGTCCCGAGCCGCAGGCCGCCCCCGGCGTGGCGCGGGCGCTCGGCGACGTTCGGGCGGCGATCGAGGCGCAGGCGCTCGTGGTCTCCCAGCGCGACAAGCTCCGGTACCGCGTCGTCCCGCTCGAGCGACTGGACGCGGTGGTCGAGCGAGCGCCATGGCGGTGGCTGCTGGCGCCGCTGCGGCGTGTGTGGCGAAGGGTGCGGCCGACGTGAACGCCCGCGACCTCGCCCGGCGGGTGCTCGGACGGCCCGACGCCGGGCCGCTGCAGGTGACGACGCCCGAGGCGCTGCTCGAGTACCTGCGCGACGGCCAGGCGCCGCTCGCACCCTCGACCGAACCGGCCCCGGCGGCTGCCGCCTCGGGCGCCGGCCGCCTGCGGGTGGCGGTCGTCGTGCCGCAGTTTCGCCGGGGGTCCGGCGGGCACTCGACGGTCATGCACCTGCTGCGGGGGCTGGAGGCGCGCGGGCACACGTGCTCGGTCTGGATCGAGGATTCAGACGGCACGCACTCGGGCCGGTCCCCCGACGACGTCGAGGCGTCCTTCCGCGGATGGTTCGGCGGCCTCTCGGGCGACGTGCACGCGGACTTCGCGGCATGGCGGGGAGCTGACGTCGTGCTCGCCACGGGTTGGCAGACCGTCTACCGCGTGCTCCGCCTGGACCGGGCACGCGCACGCGGCTACCTCGTGCAGGACCACGAACCCGAGTTCTACGGAACGTCGGCCGAGCGGATGTGGGCGGAGCAGACGTACGCGCTGGGCCTGCCGGCGATCGCCGCCTCGCCATGGCTGGCGGGCGTGCTGCGCGAGCGGTACGGCGCCCGCGCCGACGCGTTCGATCTCGGCATCGACCACGCCGTCTACGCCCCCGTTGCCGGCGTGGACCGCCGGGCGGACACGGTCGTCTTCTACGCCCGCGCGGTCACCGCGCGGCGAGCCGTGCCGCTGGGCGTGCTCGCATTGCGCGAGCTGGCCCGCCGCCGGCCGCGCCTGCGGATCGTGCTCTTCGGGGAGGCGCGGCCGATCGACGCCGGCTTCCGTCACACGGACGGCGGCGTGCTGGACGGCGATTCGCTCGCGGCGCTCTACTGCGAAGCCACGCT from Capillimicrobium parvum encodes the following:
- a CDS encoding glycosyltransferase family 4 protein; the protein is MKVAFLVNDLQLSGGVGVVVEHARQLARHGIEASLVLAREREDPDWRFRGLGEVGVLSLGDARAQPFDVAVATWWETTEALFAMDAGRRAYFVQSLEDRFYRRDEPQRLGAALTHDLPVHVITEARWIAETLEELRPEVRALFVRNGISKDVFRSPAELDVRLRGPLRIVIEGNPAVWFKGVGEALAAVGSMREPRSVTVVTGARDFDSAGADEVVGPLSHDEMAALYARSDVVLKLSRVEGMFGPPLEGFHMGATCVVTAVTGHEEYVQHGVNGMVVDWDDPRGTARTLDLLARDRALLHRLRCGALATARTWPSWEQAGAVMACALREVARRPEPQAAPGVARALGDVRAAIEAQALVVSQRDKLRYRVVPLERLDAVVERAPWRWLLAPLRRVWRRVRPT
- a CDS encoding glycosyltransferase family 4 protein, with product MNARDLARRVLGRPDAGPLQVTTPEALLEYLRDGQAPLAPSTEPAPAAAASGAGRLRVAVVVPQFRRGSGGHSTVMHLLRGLEARGHTCSVWIEDSDGTHSGRSPDDVEASFRGWFGGLSGDVHADFAAWRGADVVLATGWQTVYRVLRLDRARARGYLVQDHEPEFYGTSAERMWAEQTYALGLPAIAASPWLAGVLRERYGARADAFDLGIDHAVYAPVAGVDRRADTVVFYARAVTARRAVPLGVLALRELARRRPRLRIVLFGEARPIDAGFRHTDGGVLDGDSLAALYCEATLGMVLSLTNPSLVPTEMLACGLPVVDVASESMVATFDEDGPIALARPDPMALCSTIERLMDDDHERARRSAAGVEYARGRTWPRAAEQLETALVRWLT